From a region of the Candidatus Eremiobacterota bacterium genome:
- a CDS encoding biotin transporter BioY, with protein sequence MKLSARDIIRTALFASLTALGGFLSVPLPFGLVPLTLQSLFTMLSGLLLGPFLGPLSQALYVVMGAFNFPVFSGGAAGLAVLFGPTGGYLWGFIAGSLIIGVIAGSKNDIPRLLAALIAGTAAIYACGVAQLAFVTHMSFSAALMTGLVPFLPGDAVKIALALVVVRRIPENLRR encoded by the coding sequence ATGAAGCTTTCCGCAAGAGATATCATCCGCACGGCACTTTTTGCGAGCCTCACGGCGCTCGGGGGATTTCTTTCGGTCCCTCTCCCCTTCGGCCTGGTGCCCCTCACCCTCCAGTCCCTCTTCACGATGCTGTCGGGCCTCCTGCTGGGGCCTTTTCTGGGGCCGCTCTCGCAGGCTCTCTACGTGGTGATGGGCGCCTTCAATTTCCCTGTTTTCTCGGGGGGCGCCGCGGGGCTTGCAGTGCTCTTCGGCCCTACAGGCGGCTATCTCTGGGGCTTCATTGCGGGGAGCCTTATCATAGGAGTCATCGCCGGCAGCAAAAATGACATTCCACGGCTTTTAGCGGCACTCATTGCGGGCACTGCGGCAATCTATGCATGCGGTGTGGCGCAGCTCGCCTTCGTGACCCACATGAGCTTCTCTGCGGCGCTGATGACGGGCCTTGTGCCCTTTCTCCCCGGCGATGCAGTGAAGATTGCCCTGGCCCTCGTGGTGGTGCGCCGCATCCCGGAGAATCTCAGGCGGTAA